The nucleotide sequence GGAGGTCCTTGTGGGGTTTGTGCACGCCGCTGCCGAAGAAGACGAGCTGGAGGCGGCCGCTGCCGTCCGTGATGGTCACTTCGAGGCGCTGGCCCTTGCCCCGGGGGGCCTTGGCGGAGGCGAAGGAGTGCAGGCGGGCGTCGGCGACCTGGGCGACCACCGTGACGTGCTCGTCCATGGGCAGGTCGGCGAGGTGGGTGAGCTGGCCGCGCTCCTCGTACCTGCGGGGATAGTGGTGCAGCAGGTCCCCGACGGTGTGCAGGCCTAGGTGCTCGGCCATCACCTTCGCGGTGGCGGCGCCGAGCGTGTTCTTGAGCGGTTCTTCGAGCGCGGGCACGAGATCCATTGCACACCACGGCACTGACAATCCCGTATAGGTCCTTGAAATCCGCTGGTCAGGCGGGTCGTTCGCGCCTAGGATGACCCACTCCCGGGCCTGGTTACGGGCCCGGCCCGTCTCCGTCCGCGGTCACCGTCTCGCGGGACCGCCCGACCCCGCCGCCGTCGCCAGAATCCCATCCCACCGGCGCTGCGACGATGGATTCAATGACCTCACAGTCATCCCAGGCACCCCAGACTCCTCAGGCACCCCAGTCGCCTCATACGTTCCAGGTCGATCTGCGTGGCCTGGTGGATCTTCTCTCGCACCACCTCTATTCCAGTCCGAAGGTCTATCTGCGGGAGCTGCTGCAGAACGCCGTGGACGCGATCACCGCGCGCCGAGCCGAACAGCCGGACGCGCCCGCGCGGGTCCGGCTGTTCGCCGAGGGCGGCGCGCTGCGGGTGGAGGACTCGGGCATCGGTCTCACCGAATCCGATGTACACGACCTGCTCGCCACGATCGGGCGCAGTTCCAAGCGCGGCGACGGTGGCATTCAGGAGGTCCGCTCGGACTTTCTGGGGCAGTTCGGTATCGGGCTGCTCGCCTGTTTCGTGGTCGCCGAGCGGATCCGCGTCGTCAGCCGCAGTGCCCGTACACCGGACGCGCCGCCCGTGGAGTGGACGGCGGCCGACGACGGCTCGTACACCGTGCGGACACTGCCCGACGAGGCGCGTCCCGAGCCGGGCACGACCGTGCACCTGGTCGCGCGGCCCGGGGCGGCCGAATGGCTCTCCCCCGCGCGCGTGCTGACACTGGCACGGGACTTCGGGGCGCTGCTGCCGTACGACGTCCGGGTGGGCGACGAGGCCGTCACCGATCTGCCGGCGCCCTGGGACCGCGCGTACCCCTCCCCCGCCACCCGGCGGGTGGCCCTGGCCCGGCACTGTCACGACCTGTTCGGGTTCACCCCGCTGGAGTCCATAGAGCTGAACGTGCCGCTGGCCGGGATCCGGGGCGTGGCGTACGTCCTGCCGACCGCCGTCAGCCCGGCCCAGCGGGCGAGCCACCGGGTGCATCTGAAGGGCATGCTGCTCACCGAGCGGGCCGAACAGCTGTTGCCCGACTGGGCGTTCTTCGTGCGGTGCGTCCTCGACACGGACAGTCTGCGGCCCACCGCGTCGCGGGAGTCGCTGTACGAGGACGAGACCCTGGCGGCCGTGCGGGAGGCACTGGGCGAGCGGATCCGCGGCTGGCTCACCGGGCTCGCCGCCGGAGATCCGGAGCGGCTGGCCGCCTTCCTGTCGGTGCACTACCTGGGCGTGAAGTCCCTGGCGCGGCACGACAGGGAGATGCTGCGCACGATGCTGCCGTGGCTGCCCTTCGAGACGACCGACGGGCGGCTGTCCCTGGAGGAGTTCGCGCAGCGACACCCGGTGGTGCACTTCACGCGGACGGTCGAGGAGTACCGCCAGGTCGCGCCGATCGCGTCCGCGCAGGGCGTGGGGGTCGTCAACGGCGGCTACACGTACGACAGCGAGCTGGTCGAGGCGCTGCCGTCGGTACGTCCGGGGACGGTGGTCGCCGAGCTGGACGCCGAGACGGTGACCGCGCACCTGGACACGCTGGACCCGGACGAGGAACTGGCGCTGGCGGGCTTCCTGTCGGCCGCGCGGGCCAAACTCGACCCCTTGGGGTGCGATGTCGTGCTGCGGGCCTTCCATCCGCTCTCGGTGCCCGCGCTGCACCTGGACGACCGCTCCTCCCGGCACGAGCAGGCCCGCGCGGAGGCGCAGGAGCACGCCGACGATCTGTGGGCGGGCATCCTGGGCTCGCTGCGGGGCAGTGCCCCGCGCGCGCGGCTGGTGCTCAACCATCTCAACCCGCTGATCCGGCGGATCAGTTCCCTGTCCGACCGGGAGCTGATCGGCACGGCCACGGAGTCCCTGTACGGGCAGGCCCTGCTGATGGCCCAGCGGCCACTGAGACCCGCGGACTCGGCGCTCCTGAACCGCGCCTTCATCGGCCTGCTGGAGTGGGCCACGCACACCGAGCCCGGGTCGGGGCCCGGTTCCGGTTCCGGTTCGGGCTTCGGGGAGGACGGCCGCGGATGAACCACTTCACCGGCATCACAGATTTCGACGAACTGCGCCGGGCCATGGCGGAGAACTACGAGCAGCCGGAGGGCCCCGCACGCAACGCGCGCGCGGAGCTGCTGCTCGCGGAGGCCGAGAAGCTGAACGTGCCGCTCGCCGTGATCGAGGCGCTCGGGCACCAGCTGAAGGTCTACAACTACAGCTCCGAGAAGGACAAGATGTTCGTCCCCTTCGCGCGCCTGCTGCGCATGTGGGACGAGCGCCCGGAGGACTTCGACGAGTACGAGATCCACTCCCTGCACTGGGTGTTCAAGTGGATGTCGGCCGGCATGCTGAACCAGCCGCACGTCCCGCTCGCCTCCATCGAGAAGTGGCTCGGTGAGATGGAGCACCGCTACCGGCTCGCCGGGCACTCGGAACGGGCCGTGCGCAGCGCCGAGTTCAGTGTGGCCGCGCACATCGGCGACCTGGCGCGGGCCGAGCGGGCGTACGGGGCGTGGCTGGCCGCCGACCGGGACACGATGGCCGACTGTCACGCGTGCGAGCTGCACGGCCAGGGCTGGTGGCGGGCCCGGCGGCGTGAGGACGCCGACGCGCTGGAGCTGTGGGCGCCGGTGCTGGAGGGCGAGTACAGCTGCGCCCACGAGCCGCACACCGTCCTGGCGTCCTCCCTGGTGCCGCTGCTGCGCCTGGGGCGCCCCGACGAGGCGCGGGCCCACCATCTGCGCGGTTTCCGGCTGGTGCGGGCGATGGAGAGCATGCGGGGCGCGTACGCGGACCACGTGGAGTTCTGTGCCCTGACCGGCAACGAGGCGCGCGGCCTGGAGCTGCTGGCCGAGCGACCGGCGTACTTCACGGACTCCGGGGACCCGCGCAGCAAGCTGGACTTCATGAGCGCGGTGGCCCTGCTCATGGGCCGGCTGACCGCACGCGGGTTCACGGATCAAACGGTCCCCGGTCCCGCCGGGCGTACCTGGACCGCGGGCGAACTGGCCTCCCACGCGCGCGAGGAGGCCCTTTCCCTGGCCGCCCGCTTCGACGAGCGCAACGGCACGGCGTACGTCAGCACGCATGTCCGTGAGCGGATGGACCGGCCGCCGCTGCTGGACCGGCTGCCGCTGGGTGTGCGTTCGCATCGGACCGTCGTTCCGGTTCCCGCGCCCCGGCCGCCGGCCGCCGTGGAGCGGATGGGAACCGTCGCCGCCCCGGACGACCTGCCCGCTCTCCTCGCCGAGGCCCGGCGGCTGTCCGAGTCGCTGCATCCCGGTTCCGTCGGGGCCTGGGCTGCCGTGGCACGGGCCGCCCGGGCCGAGGGCGCGGAACTGGACGCCCGGGACCGCGCGGAGATCGTCGACCACGAGGCGATCGGCCTCGGGCCGGAGGGCCGCGCCCTCTTCGAACGCGCGGCCGAGCTGTACGAGGAGGCCGGCGACCCGGGCGAGGCGCTGGCGGCACGCGCGCGCGGGGCGAACGTCCATGCCCTGACGGGCCACGCGGATGCGGCCCTGGAGCTGATCTCCGAGCCGTACGAGCGGATCCTCGCCCTGTGGGCGGACGGCGGGACGGGTGTGCGGCAGACGGCGTCCGTGCTGGTGGGGCGGGCGCGGATACTCGTGCAGAGGATGCACGAGACGGAGGACGCCGACGCGGTGGCCCCGGCCGAGGCCGCCGTGCGCGAGCTGCGGGAGTTCGTCGAGCCGCGCCGCGCGGAAGACGTACGGCTGGCCTCGCGGGCCGCGGAGGCACGGGCGATGCTCGGGGAGCTGGCCGCGCGCGGCGGGGACGCCCAGGCCGCCGCCGGGCTGTTCGCGGAGGCCGCGGAGCGGTATGTGGCGGCCGGGCTGCCGTGGTTCGCGGCGCAGTACGAGTCACGGCTCGCCGGGGTCGCGCAACACCTCGGGGACCTGGAGACCGCCGAGCGGGCGGCCCGCGCGGCGCTGGAGCACGGCGGGTCGGATCTGGAGCCGGTCGGCCACGCCCAGCTGCACCTCCAGCTGGCCGAACTGCTCGGGGCCGGCGAGCGGGTGGAGCCGGCCTCCGAGCACGCCCTGGAGGCGGCGCACTGGGCCGACGAGGCGGGTGAGGGTCCGACGCTCGGTGCCTGGGCCCGGCATCTGCTCGGCGGGTTCCTGCTGCGGCTGGGGCGGTGGGCGGAGGCTGCCGAGGTGCTGGAGTCGGCGCTGCCGGATCTCACCACCGAGACGCACGGGGACGGGGCCGTCGCACAGACCCTATGGTGGCTCGGCGACTGCCACACCGAACTGGGTGAGCACCGCGAGGCCGCCGAACGGTGGCTGCGGGCCGCCGACATCGCCCGGCACTGGCCCGAGCAGCGCGACCACGCCATGCTCGCCCATCTCGCCGCGGAAGCCCTGGCCCGCGCGGGGCTGCCCGCGGAGGCCGACCGGGCGTACGCGCGTGCCGTCGACCTCTGGGGCGAGCTGGGGAACGTCCACGGGTATGTCAGGGCGCTGCGGGCGCGGGCCTGGTACGCGGCGCGGGAGAGCCGTGAGGGCGCGAGGCCCTCCGCTCCGGACGCGGCGCGGGAGCTGATGGGTGACGCGGTGGTGGGCTGCGAGGCGGCCCTGTCCGACGTGACCGGCGAGGAGAACCGGCGGCGGATCGTCGCGGAACTCGGGGAGACCTGCCGGCAGTTCGGCGACCTGCTCGCCCGCTCCGTGGCCGAGGACGCGGAACTCGCCTCCTTCGGTGCTGTCTTCGAGGAGGCGCTCGGCTTCGTCGAGCGGGCGGTCTCGGTGTACCACTCCCTCGGCACGGACTTCCTCGACGAGCGGACCGCCGCCGAACTCGCCGCGGGCTGGCTGGAGACCGACCTCCGGCGGGGTGCCGCGGCTGCGGGCCGGGCGCGGGGTGTGCTGTCCGCGTTCGCCGGGAGGGACGACGAGACGGCGCTCGCCCGGCGGGCGGAGGCGGAGCGGCTGCTGGAGGCGGCGGCGGAGGTGCGCGACGAGGGCTGAGTGGGGGCGGGGAGAGCCCTACTCGACGCCGATCAGCAGCAGGGCGCCCTGCCGCCCGCCCCGGTACACCACCGTGTCCACGGCCAGGTACTCCCGTACCCGTGTCTCCACATGGTCCACGACGTCGGCCGGGGCCTCGTCGCCCAGGACGAGGGTGACCATCTCGCCGCCTGCGGCCAGCATCCGGTCGACCACCGCGGCCGCGGTCAGGGTGACGTCGGAGCCGATGACGGCGACGTCGCCGTCGATGAGGCCGAGGACGTCGCCGGCCTGGCAGATACCGGCCATGGTCCAGGACTGGCGCTCGGCGATGACGACCTCGGCGTAGCGGGTGGCGCCGGCGGCGGAGGTCATGGAGA is from Streptomyces sp. NBC_01314 and encodes:
- a CDS encoding HSP90 family protein — protein: MDSMTSQSSQAPQTPQAPQSPHTFQVDLRGLVDLLSHHLYSSPKVYLRELLQNAVDAITARRAEQPDAPARVRLFAEGGALRVEDSGIGLTESDVHDLLATIGRSSKRGDGGIQEVRSDFLGQFGIGLLACFVVAERIRVVSRSARTPDAPPVEWTAADDGSYTVRTLPDEARPEPGTTVHLVARPGAAEWLSPARVLTLARDFGALLPYDVRVGDEAVTDLPAPWDRAYPSPATRRVALARHCHDLFGFTPLESIELNVPLAGIRGVAYVLPTAVSPAQRASHRVHLKGMLLTERAEQLLPDWAFFVRCVLDTDSLRPTASRESLYEDETLAAVREALGERIRGWLTGLAAGDPERLAAFLSVHYLGVKSLARHDREMLRTMLPWLPFETTDGRLSLEEFAQRHPVVHFTRTVEEYRQVAPIASAQGVGVVNGGYTYDSELVEALPSVRPGTVVAELDAETVTAHLDTLDPDEELALAGFLSAARAKLDPLGCDVVLRAFHPLSVPALHLDDRSSRHEQARAEAQEHADDLWAGILGSLRGSAPRARLVLNHLNPLIRRISSLSDRELIGTATESLYGQALLMAQRPLRPADSALLNRAFIGLLEWATHTEPGSGPGSGSGSGFGEDGRG
- a CDS encoding tetratricopeptide repeat protein encodes the protein MNHFTGITDFDELRRAMAENYEQPEGPARNARAELLLAEAEKLNVPLAVIEALGHQLKVYNYSSEKDKMFVPFARLLRMWDERPEDFDEYEIHSLHWVFKWMSAGMLNQPHVPLASIEKWLGEMEHRYRLAGHSERAVRSAEFSVAAHIGDLARAERAYGAWLAADRDTMADCHACELHGQGWWRARRREDADALELWAPVLEGEYSCAHEPHTVLASSLVPLLRLGRPDEARAHHLRGFRLVRAMESMRGAYADHVEFCALTGNEARGLELLAERPAYFTDSGDPRSKLDFMSAVALLMGRLTARGFTDQTVPGPAGRTWTAGELASHAREEALSLAARFDERNGTAYVSTHVRERMDRPPLLDRLPLGVRSHRTVVPVPAPRPPAAVERMGTVAAPDDLPALLAEARRLSESLHPGSVGAWAAVARAARAEGAELDARDRAEIVDHEAIGLGPEGRALFERAAELYEEAGDPGEALAARARGANVHALTGHADAALELISEPYERILALWADGGTGVRQTASVLVGRARILVQRMHETEDADAVAPAEAAVRELREFVEPRRAEDVRLASRAAEARAMLGELAARGGDAQAAAGLFAEAAERYVAAGLPWFAAQYESRLAGVAQHLGDLETAERAARAALEHGGSDLEPVGHAQLHLQLAELLGAGERVEPASEHALEAAHWADEAGEGPTLGAWARHLLGGFLLRLGRWAEAAEVLESALPDLTTETHGDGAVAQTLWWLGDCHTELGEHREAAERWLRAADIARHWPEQRDHAMLAHLAAEALARAGLPAEADRAYARAVDLWGELGNVHGYVRALRARAWYAARESREGARPSAPDAARELMGDAVVGCEAALSDVTGEENRRRIVAELGETCRQFGDLLARSVAEDAELASFGAVFEEALGFVERAVSVYHSLGTDFLDERTAAELAAGWLETDLRRGAAAAGRARGVLSAFAGRDDETALARRAEAERLLEAAAEVRDEG